A DNA window from Gigantopelta aegis isolate Gae_Host chromosome 4, Gae_host_genome, whole genome shotgun sequence contains the following coding sequences:
- the LOC121371717 gene encoding transmembrane emp24 domain-containing protein 10-like: MDFSYILFLIYLTYLTTVDSIRFYVAPNQKKCLREEIHKDVLVTGDYELSDAPGHKSHLIVTDTKSHILYSKEDAKKGRFAFTTEEYDMFEVCVETKMPGGGQGVDREVSLDMKHGVEAKSYEDLAKAEKLKPLEVELRRLEDLSKSIVDDFAYMRAREEEMRDTNESTHSRVMYFSIFSMCCLLGLATWQVLYLRRYFKAKKLIE; encoded by the exons ATGGACTTTtcctatattttatttcttatttatttaaccTACTTAACAACTGTAGATTCAATTAGATTTTATGTAGCCCCAAATCAAAAGAAGTGCCTTCGAGAAGAAATTCACAAAGATGTCTTAGTTACCGGTGATTATGAGTTATCGGATGCGCCAGGTCACAAGTCTCATCTTATT GTTACAGATActaaaagtcatatcctttaTTCAAAAGAAGATGCTAAAAAGGGCAGATTTGCATTTACAACAGAAGAGTATGATATGTTTGAAGTATGTGTGGAAACAAAGATGCCAGGAG gtGGTCAAGGTGTTGACCGGGAGGTTTCTTTGGACATGAAACATGGAGTTGAAGCTAAAAGCTATGAAGAC CTTGCGAAGGCAGAGAAGTTAAAGCCACTTGAAGTAGAACTAAGGCGACTGGAAGATCTGTCAAAGTCAATTGTCGATGATTTTGCATACATGAGGGCAAGAGAGGAGGAGATGAGAGATACAAATG AATCAACCCATTCAAGAGTGATGTACTTCAGCATATTCTCCATGTGCTGTTTGTTAGGCTTGGCTACCTGGCAGGTGCTTTACCTGAGGAGGTACTTCAAAGCCAAGAAACTGATTGAGTAG